Proteins encoded by one window of Serratia nevei:
- a CDS encoding CS1-pili formation C-terminal domain-containing protein, giving the protein MDAKQSRKEWHVNAVLLRTLLAAGALALPTLLPGRMAMAAGLTQINGVLIPHTFSLALREGMSIPLLLHYEKSDGVKDDSRIGHAFLYLDQDRLKIRRVTLEDNDDGARLTAAIAGQLQALQDAPFDRQQHIRIADDAWLALDFRQLNLQLVVKESALGTVLRARSSDIGASSVDAVSSTLDYNLGVYDNRARASEGNTSSYLSLNSVTALREHHVELNGSIYGIGSGDENATLYKAMYERDFAGRRFAAGMLDSWNLQSLGPVTTINSSKIYGLSYGNRANSTVFDNSQSLTPIVVFFPSAGEVHLSRDGRLLSVQNFTMGNHEVDTGSLPYGIYDVEVEVVVNGKVVDKRMQRVNKLFSPNRGANAPLAWQFWGGMLRMDDWRGERERHRPAKDSYLLGASASGNLQTLNWALSGYSFDGNAVGESRVSLPVTESIQINLQNMAASDRSWSLVNSVSAALPGGFSSVWINQEKTQIGDRLLQNDAYNRAVGGSLNLGALWSPLGTLSASYNDDKKNDSHYYNADYYQNIFTGRFGTLGVRAGVQRYNNGSSNANTGKYIALDFSLPMGNWLSAGVSNQNGYTTANLAARKDIKDGPIRTLGANLSRAISGDTRGDNRFNGGGYARFDTKYSAGTLNVSSSADGYVNSSLTASGSMGWQGRDIAISGRNEGNAGIIFNTGIENDGLLTARVDGRMVKLSGNKNYLPLSPYGQYDVELMNNKNSAESFDIVTKRKSKLTLYPGNVAVISPEIKQMVTVFGRIKAEDGTLLANAYIKNHIGRTRTDEKGEFIMDVDKKFPVIDFTHGGNQTCEVDLDLSKAQGAVWVGDVICTGLKTYAGNMSSGESDHES; this is encoded by the coding sequence ATGGATGCAAAACAATCACGCAAGGAGTGGCATGTGAACGCTGTGCTGTTGAGAACGCTTTTGGCTGCCGGTGCGCTGGCGCTCCCGACGCTGTTGCCTGGCCGGATGGCGATGGCGGCCGGTTTGACGCAGATTAACGGCGTGCTGATCCCGCACACTTTCAGCCTGGCGTTGCGCGAGGGGATGAGTATTCCGCTGTTGTTGCATTATGAAAAGAGCGATGGCGTCAAAGACGACAGCCGCATCGGCCATGCCTTTCTCTACCTGGATCAGGACCGGCTAAAGATTCGTCGGGTGACGCTGGAGGATAACGACGACGGCGCCCGGCTGACGGCGGCGATTGCCGGCCAGCTGCAGGCTTTGCAGGATGCGCCATTCGATCGGCAGCAGCATATTCGGATCGCGGACGACGCCTGGCTGGCGCTGGATTTCCGGCAGCTCAACCTGCAGCTGGTGGTGAAGGAATCCGCGTTGGGGACGGTGCTGCGCGCCCGCTCCAGCGACATCGGCGCGTCCAGCGTGGATGCCGTAAGCAGCACGCTGGATTATAACCTCGGGGTCTACGATAACCGGGCCCGCGCCAGCGAAGGCAATACCTCCAGTTATTTATCGCTCAACAGCGTCACGGCGTTGCGCGAACACCACGTGGAGTTGAACGGTTCCATCTACGGTATCGGCAGCGGCGATGAAAACGCCACGCTGTACAAAGCAATGTACGAGCGTGATTTCGCCGGCCGCCGTTTCGCCGCCGGCATGCTGGACAGCTGGAACCTGCAGTCGCTGGGGCCGGTCACGACCATCAACTCGAGCAAGATTTATGGCCTGTCCTACGGCAACCGCGCCAACTCGACGGTATTCGATAATTCCCAATCGCTGACGCCGATCGTGGTTTTTTTCCCCTCGGCCGGCGAGGTGCATCTGTCGCGCGACGGGCGGCTGCTCAGCGTACAAAACTTCACGATGGGCAACCATGAAGTGGACACCGGCAGTTTGCCCTACGGTATCTATGACGTAGAGGTGGAGGTCGTGGTCAACGGCAAAGTGGTCGATAAACGCATGCAGCGAGTGAATAAATTGTTCAGCCCCAATCGCGGTGCGAATGCGCCGCTGGCCTGGCAATTCTGGGGTGGGATGCTGCGCATGGACGACTGGCGCGGCGAAAGGGAACGCCACCGCCCGGCAAAGGACTCTTATTTGCTTGGCGCTTCGGCTAGCGGCAATCTGCAAACGCTTAATTGGGCGCTGTCGGGGTATTCGTTTGACGGCAACGCCGTCGGCGAGAGCCGCGTCAGCCTGCCGGTGACCGAGTCGATTCAGATCAACCTGCAAAACATGGCGGCCTCCGATCGCTCCTGGAGCCTGGTCAACAGCGTCAGCGCCGCGTTGCCCGGCGGCTTCAGCAGCGTATGGATCAATCAGGAGAAAACGCAGATTGGCGATCGTCTGTTGCAAAATGACGCCTATAACCGCGCCGTTGGCGGCAGCCTTAATCTGGGGGCGCTGTGGTCTCCGCTGGGCACCCTGAGCGCCAGCTACAACGACGATAAGAAGAACGACAGTCACTATTACAACGCCGACTATTACCAGAACATCTTTACCGGCCGCTTCGGCACGCTGGGCGTCCGGGCGGGCGTGCAACGCTACAACAACGGCAGCAGCAACGCCAATACCGGCAAGTACATCGCGCTCGATTTTTCACTGCCGATGGGCAACTGGCTCAGCGCCGGCGTTTCCAATCAAAACGGTTACACCACCGCCAACCTGGCGGCGCGCAAGGACATCAAGGACGGGCCGATCCGCACCCTGGGCGCCAACCTGTCGCGGGCGATTTCCGGTGATACCCGCGGCGACAATCGCTTCAACGGTGGTGGCTATGCGCGCTTCGACACCAAGTATTCGGCCGGCACGCTCAACGTCAGCAGCTCCGCCGACGGCTACGTTAACAGCAGCCTGACCGCGAGCGGCAGCATGGGTTGGCAAGGGCGTGATATTGCCATCAGCGGCCGCAACGAAGGCAACGCCGGGATTATCTTCAATACCGGCATTGAAAACGACGGCCTGCTGACCGCACGGGTTGACGGCCGGATGGTGAAGCTGAGCGGCAATAAGAATTACCTGCCTTTGTCGCCTTACGGTCAGTACGACGTTGAGCTGATGAACAACAAAAACTCGGCGGAGAGCTTCGACATCGTCACCAAGCGCAAGAGCAAGCTCACCCTGTATCCGGGCAACGTGGCGGTGATCTCGCCGGAGATAAAACAGATGGTGACGGTGTTTGGCCGCATCAAAGCGGAGGACGGCACGCTGCTGGCCAACGCCTATATCAAGAACCATATCGGCCGCACCCGCACCGATGAGAAAGGCGAATTTATCATGGACGTCGACAAGAAATTCCCGGTTATCGATTTTACCCACGGCGGCAATCAGACATGCGAAGTGGATTTGGATCTCAGCAAGGCGCAAGGCGCCGTGTGGGTCGGCGACGTGATCTGCACCGGGCTGAAAACCTATGCAGGCAATATGTCATCCGGGGAGTCTGACCATGAGAGCTAA
- the ecpD gene encoding fimbrial adhesin EcpD, giving the protein MRANVALLLLALVAPALQAAVSQTNWPDAAVMKFVFVENNADDNFFVTPAGGLDPRMTGANKWTGLKYGGSGTVYQQSLGYVDNGYNTGLNANWRYDMWLENAPIKNPFLGLRCINWYAGCNMDTSLILPQTTDEKGFYGAVVTPGGAKWMHGMMSPSFYQYLKQMAAGEAFSMQINGCQTSVAYDAAAGGRCRDQASGSWYKRTVTHSKAAHLRFINTNAVSEVFVNSDGVPIIGEGNADCKNQTIGARSGIMCKMVSYDLQTDGSVSNTSIHIFPAINHAALSSAVNAADLQFSLNGNTWKNTSGTGSYYTFNELKSSNAVYVFFSSNFFKQMVALGISDSGTRDLINFRFQNTTSPESGWYEFSTSNQLIIKPRDFSISIISDDYDNSPHREGYVGPAEPALEFGYFVTTSGKTAADQVRVMATGPTQAINGVNYCLFSSADNTTQVPFPATLGITTSTNGQQSFAAGCDGQWHDMTNALWSSTPWNDISGEVGVLNKTHVTFSIPMNNPISLRTVDGNGWYGDVSAAGEIHVEATWRNIN; this is encoded by the coding sequence ATGAGAGCTAACGTTGCGCTGTTGTTGTTGGCGCTGGTCGCCCCCGCGCTGCAGGCGGCGGTCAGCCAGACCAACTGGCCGGATGCGGCGGTCATGAAATTTGTCTTCGTGGAGAACAACGCCGACGACAACTTTTTCGTCACGCCGGCCGGCGGGCTGGATCCGCGCATGACCGGCGCCAATAAGTGGACCGGGCTGAAATACGGCGGTTCCGGCACTGTCTATCAGCAGAGCCTGGGGTACGTGGATAATGGTTATAACACGGGGCTGAATGCCAACTGGCGCTATGACATGTGGCTGGAAAATGCGCCGATAAAGAATCCGTTCCTCGGCCTGCGCTGCATCAACTGGTATGCCGGTTGCAATATGGATACCAGCTTGATTCTGCCGCAGACCACCGACGAAAAGGGATTTTACGGCGCCGTGGTTACGCCCGGCGGCGCAAAATGGATGCACGGCATGATGTCGCCGAGCTTCTATCAGTATCTGAAGCAGATGGCGGCGGGCGAAGCTTTCAGCATGCAGATCAACGGCTGCCAAACGTCGGTGGCTTATGACGCCGCGGCCGGCGGCCGCTGTCGGGATCAGGCCAGCGGCAGCTGGTACAAGCGGACCGTCACGCACAGCAAGGCGGCCCACCTGCGCTTTATCAATACCAACGCCGTATCGGAGGTGTTCGTCAATAGCGATGGGGTGCCGATCATCGGCGAGGGCAATGCCGATTGCAAGAACCAGACCATCGGCGCTCGCTCAGGCATCATGTGCAAGATGGTCAGCTACGATTTGCAGACCGACGGCAGCGTGAGCAATACCTCGATTCATATTTTCCCGGCGATTAACCATGCGGCGCTGTCCTCAGCGGTGAACGCCGCCGATCTGCAGTTCAGTCTGAACGGCAACACCTGGAAAAACACGTCGGGCACCGGCAGCTACTATACGTTTAACGAGCTGAAGAGCAGCAACGCCGTCTATGTGTTCTTCTCCAGTAACTTCTTCAAACAGATGGTCGCGCTGGGGATTTCCGACAGCGGCACTCGCGATCTGATCAATTTCCGTTTTCAGAACACCACCTCGCCGGAGTCGGGATGGTATGAGTTTTCCACTTCAAACCAGCTGATTATCAAGCCGCGCGATTTCAGCATCAGCATTATTTCCGATGATTACGACAACAGCCCACACCGTGAAGGCTATGTCGGCCCGGCGGAGCCGGCGCTGGAGTTCGGCTACTTCGTGACCACCAGCGGCAAAACCGCCGCCGATCAGGTGAGGGTGATGGCGACCGGGCCGACTCAGGCGATCAATGGGGTGAACTATTGCCTCTTTTCTTCTGCGGATAACACTACCCAGGTGCCGTTCCCCGCCACACTCGGCATCACCACCAGCACCAACGGTCAGCAGAGCTTCGCCGCCGGCTGCGATGGCCAGTGGCACGACATGACCAATGCGCTCTGGAGCAGCACGCCGTGGAATGATATCTCCGGTGAAGTGGGGGTGCTGAACAAGACCCACGTGACCTTTAGCATTCCGATGAACAATCCGATCTCACTGAGAACCGTCGACGGCAACGGTTGGTATGGCGACGTCAGCGCCGCCGGTGAAATTCATGTCGAAGCCACCTGGCGCAACATCAATTAA
- a CDS encoding fimbria/pilus periplasmic chaperone — MKLVLIGLLCLSFPFTAAAINVGTLTFAMDQDRSFTAKRVLNNNRSARLYQVSIRAIDRPGEREVRSRPADGELLFAPRQLTLQAGQAEYYKFFYRGPQDNRERYYRVSFREVPTRLFEPGPRRGAGVNLEPIVVMDTILVVRPRQVNFAYRLDTQRGTLTNTGNTYFKFLLKPGCNSTDEEGVTEYLRPGDTLTHAGIRLKGQKFIIYNDKFISVDRSCLD, encoded by the coding sequence GTGAAACTTGTGCTGATAGGGTTGCTGTGTTTGTCCTTCCCCTTTACCGCCGCCGCGATCAATGTCGGTACCCTGACGTTTGCCATGGATCAGGATCGCTCATTCACCGCCAAGCGGGTGTTGAATAACAACCGCAGTGCGCGCCTGTATCAGGTGAGCATTCGCGCCATCGATCGGCCGGGAGAGCGCGAGGTGCGCAGCCGGCCGGCGGACGGCGAGCTGCTGTTCGCACCGCGCCAGCTGACGCTGCAGGCCGGGCAGGCGGAGTACTATAAGTTTTTCTATCGCGGGCCGCAGGATAATCGCGAGCGTTATTACCGGGTATCATTTCGCGAAGTGCCGACCCGACTGTTCGAGCCGGGGCCGCGTCGGGGCGCCGGCGTCAACCTGGAGCCGATCGTGGTGATGGACACCATTCTGGTGGTGCGCCCGCGTCAGGTAAACTTTGCCTATCGGCTCGATACCCAGCGCGGTACGCTCACCAACACCGGCAACACCTACTTCAAGTTCCTGCTCAAGCCGGGCTGCAACAGCACGGATGAAGAGGGCGTCACCGAATACCTGCGCCCCGGCGATACGCTGACCCATGCCGGTATTCGGCTGAAGGGGCAGAAATTCATTATCTATAACGACAAATTTATCAGCGTCGATCGCAGCTGCCTCGATTAA
- a CDS encoding ATP-binding protein: protein MKNLTLAQRLTLIFALLIVIGCAFSGWMQVRSSTQYSQAVIQRLSGNLAQHIADSNPLLGVNGPDPQAVHTLFDQLMAVNPSVEVYLLDKQGAIIGNAAPAGHLKRQRVALPPLQALLGGAPMPVYGDDPRSVDGRKVFSVAPLKVDGRIEGYLYVVLLGEEYTALASNAQFNSAVRMALWTSGLMVLFSLLAGGFAFYWVTRPIRRLTRQVSALDSGGIEAVQAYAALPAVRAGRDEVSQLQQAFHRMAQRLAEQWQTLAQQDRLRREFIANVSHDLRTPLTSLHGYLETLSVKSATLSEADRRRYLEIALAQSRKVGKLAQELFELARLEYGVVKPQKEPFSLSELLQDVFQKFELAAEARNQRLHADIPPGIPPVFADLSMIERVLTNLLDNAIRHTPPGGDIGVRLWRQDDRVMVQVSDSGPGIPQTLRADLFVRPSVLSGARRPSGGLGLMIVRRILQLHDSDIQLIEQAQSGACFRFAIPPR from the coding sequence ATGAAAAACCTTACGTTAGCGCAGCGCCTCACGCTGATCTTCGCGCTGCTGATCGTCATCGGCTGCGCCTTTTCCGGCTGGATGCAGGTGCGCAGCAGCACCCAGTACAGCCAGGCGGTGATCCAGCGCCTGTCCGGCAACCTGGCGCAGCATATCGCCGACAGCAACCCGCTGCTGGGGGTGAACGGGCCGGATCCGCAGGCGGTGCATACCCTGTTCGATCAACTGATGGCGGTGAACCCCAGCGTTGAGGTTTACCTGCTCGACAAGCAGGGCGCGATTATCGGCAACGCCGCGCCGGCCGGGCATCTGAAGCGGCAGCGGGTCGCGTTGCCGCCGCTGCAGGCGCTGCTCGGCGGCGCGCCGATGCCGGTGTATGGCGACGATCCGCGCAGCGTGGACGGGCGTAAGGTGTTCAGCGTCGCGCCGCTTAAGGTCGATGGCCGGATCGAAGGCTATCTGTACGTGGTGCTGCTCGGCGAAGAGTACACGGCGCTGGCCAGCAACGCCCAGTTCAACTCGGCGGTCAGGATGGCGCTGTGGACCTCCGGGCTGATGGTGCTGTTCAGCCTGCTGGCCGGCGGCTTCGCGTTTTATTGGGTAACGCGCCCTATCCGTCGCCTGACCCGGCAGGTCAGCGCGCTGGACAGCGGCGGCATCGAGGCGGTGCAGGCCTACGCGGCGCTGCCGGCGGTACGGGCCGGGCGCGACGAAGTCAGCCAGCTGCAGCAGGCCTTCCACCGCATGGCGCAGCGCCTTGCCGAACAGTGGCAAACGCTGGCGCAGCAGGATCGGCTGCGGCGTGAGTTCATCGCCAACGTCTCGCACGATCTGCGCACCCCGCTCACCTCGCTGCACGGCTATCTGGAGACGCTGTCGGTCAAGTCCGCCACCCTGAGCGAAGCCGATCGGCGGCGCTATCTGGAGATCGCGCTGGCGCAGAGCCGCAAAGTGGGCAAGCTGGCACAGGAGCTGTTCGAGCTGGCGCGGCTGGAGTACGGCGTAGTGAAACCGCAGAAAGAGCCTTTTTCCCTCAGCGAGCTGTTGCAGGACGTGTTCCAAAAGTTCGAGCTGGCGGCGGAGGCGCGCAACCAGCGGCTGCATGCCGACATTCCCCCCGGCATTCCGCCGGTGTTCGCCGATCTCAGCATGATTGAGCGGGTGCTGACCAACCTGTTGGACAACGCCATTCGCCATACGCCGCCCGGCGGCGACATCGGCGTGCGGCTGTGGCGGCAGGACGATCGAGTGATGGTGCAGGTCAGCGACAGCGGCCCCGGCATTCCGCAGACGCTGCGCGCCGATCTGTTCGTGCGCCCGTCTGTCCTGAGCGGCGCCCGGCGCCCTTCCGGCGGACTGGGCCTGATGATCGTGCGGCGCATTCTGCAGCTGCACGACAGCGATATTCAGCTGATCGAACAAGCGCAAAGCGGCGCCTGCTTCCGCTTTGCCATTCCGCCGCGTTAA
- a CDS encoding response regulator transcription factor, which produces MDKPKRILIVEDDGDIAELLQLHLRDEGYAISHAADGNRGMAMLEQGGWDALILDLMLPGVDGLEICRRARTMTRYTPIIITSARSSEVHRVLGLELGADDYLAKPFSMLELVARVKALFRRQEAMSRNLRMDAGVLSFNDLTIDPIAREVHLHQQPVELTPREFDLLYFFARHPGQVFSRLSLLNQVWGYQHEGYEHTVNTHINRLRIKIERNPAEPERILTVWGMGYKFAAAPQE; this is translated from the coding sequence ATGGACAAGCCAAAACGAATTTTGATCGTCGAGGACGACGGCGACATCGCCGAACTGCTGCAGCTGCATCTGCGCGACGAGGGTTACGCCATCAGCCACGCCGCCGACGGCAACCGGGGCATGGCGATGCTGGAACAGGGCGGCTGGGACGCCCTCATCCTCGATCTGATGCTGCCGGGCGTGGACGGATTGGAGATTTGCCGCCGGGCGCGCACCATGACGCGCTACACGCCGATCATCATCACCAGCGCGCGCTCCAGCGAGGTGCACCGCGTGCTGGGGCTGGAGCTGGGCGCCGACGACTATCTGGCCAAGCCCTTCTCCATGCTGGAGCTGGTGGCGCGGGTCAAGGCGCTGTTTCGCCGCCAGGAAGCGATGAGCCGCAACCTGCGCATGGACGCCGGCGTACTCAGCTTCAACGATCTGACCATCGACCCCATCGCCCGCGAAGTGCACCTGCACCAGCAGCCGGTCGAGCTGACGCCGCGCGAATTCGACCTGCTGTACTTTTTCGCCCGCCACCCGGGCCAGGTATTCTCGCGCCTGAGCCTGTTGAATCAGGTTTGGGGCTATCAGCACGAGGGGTATGAGCACACCGTCAACACCCATATCAACCGGCTGCGCATCAAGATCGAGCGCAACCCGGCGGAACCCGAGCGCATCCTCACGGTGTGGGGCATGGGCTATAAATTCGCGGCCGCGCCGCAAGAGTGA
- a CDS encoding cytochrome b/b6 domain-containing protein — MSLTLTPEQRQTVHPLWLRLTHWLNALAMLIMVTSGWRIYNASPLFNFSFLNELTLGGWLGGALQWHFAGMWLFGVNGLCYLLINLASGRFKRKYWPLSPRQFLADIGAALRGRLQHADLRHYNMVQRVAYLSVMILGVMSALSGLVLWKSVQFPLLRTLLGGYEAARYIHFFAMSALVVFVAIHLVMVALVPRTLLAMLRGR; from the coding sequence ATGAGCCTCACTCTCACCCCGGAACAACGCCAGACGGTGCATCCGCTGTGGCTGCGGTTGACGCACTGGCTGAATGCGCTGGCGATGCTGATCATGGTGACCAGCGGCTGGCGCATCTACAACGCCTCGCCGCTGTTCAACTTCAGCTTTCTCAATGAGCTGACGCTCGGCGGTTGGCTGGGCGGCGCGCTGCAGTGGCACTTCGCCGGCATGTGGCTGTTCGGCGTCAACGGGCTGTGCTACCTGCTGATCAACCTGGCCAGCGGGCGTTTCAAACGCAAGTATTGGCCGCTCAGCCCACGGCAGTTTCTCGCCGATATAGGTGCCGCGCTGCGCGGCAGGCTGCAACACGCCGACCTGCGCCACTACAACATGGTGCAACGCGTGGCCTATCTGTCGGTGATGATCCTCGGCGTGATGAGCGCGCTGTCCGGGCTGGTGCTGTGGAAATCGGTGCAGTTTCCGCTGCTGCGCACGCTGCTCGGCGGTTATGAGGCGGCGCGCTATATCCACTTTTTTGCCATGTCGGCGCTGGTGGTCTTCGTCGCGATTCACCTGGTGATGGTGGCGCTGGTGCCCCGGACGCTGCTGGCCATGCTGCGCGGACGCTAA
- a CDS encoding molybdopterin-dependent oxidoreductase translates to MEKDKQIMTIIEGQAIVKEAQRLLSAPSRRRFLRNGLTLGGIAMLTGCDLSDNANVEQALNRISRFNDRVQGWLFNGDRLAPVYPESMITRPFPFNAFYAEEDAPDINGDDYRLEVAGLVQDKRAWSLPQLHRMAQVSQVTRHICVEGWSAIGKWGGVPFATFLKAIGADLSARYVSFKCADDYYTSIDMATALHPQTIIALTYDGQILPRKYGYPMKLRMPTKLGYKNPKHIQVIEVTNRFPGGYWEDQGYNWFGGS, encoded by the coding sequence ATGGAAAAGGATAAACAGATCATGACGATCATTGAAGGGCAGGCGATCGTCAAAGAAGCGCAGCGGCTGTTGAGCGCGCCTTCGCGCCGCCGCTTTCTGCGCAACGGCCTGACGCTGGGCGGCATCGCCATGCTCACCGGCTGCGATCTCAGCGATAACGCCAACGTCGAACAGGCGCTGAACCGCATCTCGCGCTTCAACGATCGGGTACAGGGCTGGCTGTTCAATGGCGATCGCCTGGCGCCGGTCTACCCGGAATCGATGATCACCCGGCCGTTCCCGTTCAACGCTTTCTACGCCGAGGAGGACGCGCCGGACATCAACGGCGACGATTACCGGCTGGAGGTGGCGGGACTGGTGCAGGACAAACGCGCCTGGAGCCTGCCGCAGCTGCACCGCATGGCGCAGGTCAGCCAGGTGACGCGCCATATTTGCGTCGAGGGCTGGAGCGCCATCGGCAAGTGGGGCGGCGTGCCGTTCGCGACCTTTCTCAAGGCGATCGGCGCGGATCTGAGCGCCCGCTACGTCAGCTTCAAATGCGCCGACGATTACTACACCAGCATCGACATGGCCACCGCGCTGCACCCGCAGACGATTATTGCGCTGACCTATGACGGCCAGATCTTGCCGCGCAAGTACGGCTACCCGATGAAACTGCGCATGCCGACCAAGCTGGGTTACAAGAACCCGAAACACATTCAGGTGATCGAGGTCACCAACCGCTTCCCGGGCGGTTACTGGGAAGACCAGGGTTACAACTGGTTTGGCGGCAGCTGA
- a CDS encoding pentapeptide MXKDX repeat protein, whose protein sequence is MKKLFAMMMCSALMLGVAGANAADGMSKDAMKKDGMSQMSHDGMKKACMGKDCMKKDKMGKDAMKKDGMAKDGMAKDGMKKDEMKKDAMGH, encoded by the coding sequence ATGAAAAAGTTATTCGCAATGATGATGTGCAGCGCGCTGATGCTGGGCGTGGCCGGTGCCAACGCCGCCGATGGCATGAGCAAAGACGCGATGAAAAAGGACGGCATGAGCCAGATGTCGCACGACGGCATGAAGAAAGCGTGCATGGGCAAGGACTGCATGAAGAAAGACAAGATGGGCAAAGACGCGATGAAAAAGGATGGCATGGCGAAAGACGGTATGGCCAAAGACGGCATGAAGAAAGACGAAATGAAGAAGGACGCGATGGGGCACTAA
- a CDS encoding YkgB family protein, which yields MMLATWLRRFQRSNGDVIFMRAALVVIFAAFGYAKWFDYEAQGLVPLIGNSPLLSWMHQAFGIRGASYALGVAEWSFGLLLLAGFWSRRLGLLGAIGSTVTYLTTLTLIFSTPGAWEPSAGGFPAMAGATSFLIKDLVLLAGSLVLLKADLPAEQA from the coding sequence ATGATGCTGGCGACATGGCTGCGGCGCTTTCAGCGCTCGAACGGGGACGTTATCTTTATGCGCGCGGCGCTGGTGGTGATCTTCGCCGCCTTCGGTTACGCCAAGTGGTTTGATTACGAGGCGCAGGGGCTGGTACCGCTGATCGGCAACAGCCCGCTGCTGAGCTGGATGCATCAGGCGTTCGGCATCCGCGGCGCCAGCTATGCGCTGGGCGTCGCCGAGTGGAGCTTCGGCTTGCTGCTGCTGGCGGGATTCTGGTCGCGGCGGCTGGGGTTGCTGGGGGCGATCGGTTCGACGGTAACCTACCTAACTACGCTGACGCTGATCTTTTCCACGCCGGGGGCCTGGGAGCCTTCCGCCGGCGGTTTTCCGGCCATGGCCGGCGCCACCAGCTTTTTAATCAAGGATCTGGTGTTGCTGGCCGGTTCCCTGGTGCTGCTGAAAGCCGACTTGCCGGCCGAGCAGGCATAA